GCAGTTCGTCGACCGGCAGCGGCAGGCGCGGGCGCACCTGCCAGGCGATGTCGGCCATGTGGCTGGCGTCCAGTTGGCGCCACAGGCTGGCGGCGTAGTGACCGCCGTCGCGCATGCTGATGCTGGCGCATCCGATCATCGTGTCCAGGTCGTTGCGGACCATGAATTCGGTCAGCGCCCCCCACAGGGCCATGATGGCGCCGCCGTTGCGGTGGTCCGGGTGGACGCAGGAGCGGCCCAGTTCGACCATGCGCGGACGCAGCGAGCGCAGGCGGGTCAGGTCGAATTCGGTTTCGCTGTAGAGGCCGCCGGCGCGGCGTGCCGCCTCCGGCGTCAACACGCGATAAGTGCCGATGACTTCGCCGGGCTGCCCGTGCTTGTCGAGCGTGCGCACCAGCAGGTGCTCGCAGAAGGGGTCGAAGAGATCGACGTCATGCCCGGCAGGCGCGCCAACGGGCACGCTCAGGCGTGCGCCCATCTCATCGACGAAGATCTTGTACCTCAGGCGTTGGGCCTGACGGACTTCGTCTTCCGTGCGCGCCCAACCCACGTGGAAGCGAGTGCGCGCAGCATCGACAGCGACTTCTTGCGAACTGGCTGGAAGTGACCTCCGGGGCGCTTCGACGGAGCGCAGATCGGAGAAGGGCAGGGTAGGCAGCGGCAGATCCCTCATGGCAAAGCCTCGCTGAAGTGATGGCCGCGATGCTGAGCGGACGGGGTGACGCGTCGGTGACCTTCAAGTGAACGAACCGTGACAGTCGCGGGGTCGTCACGGTCATGCGTCCGTGCCGTTGACGTCGGCTGCACAGAGGTTTTCGCGGAGTTCACCTTCGCCCACCGGGGATTCGGAACCCGCTGCTAAAGTCGGCGCATGAGTTTCCAGGTCTTCGGCATTCCCGTTTCCCGCGGCGTGGCGATCGGCCGCGCAGTGCTGGTCGCTTCCAGCCGCGTCGACGTCGCGCACTACTTCATCGCCGCCGCGGATGCGGAACAGGAGTACGCCCGCCTCGTGAGGGGCCGCGATGTGGTCACCCGTGAGTTGCAGGGGCTGAAGGCCGAGCTGCCGGAAGACGCGCCGCATGAACTCGATGCGCTGCTGGACGTCCACCTGCTGCTGCTGAACGACGAGGCCTTGGTCGATACGGCGCGGGACTGGATCGTCGATCGGCACTACAACGCCGAATGGGCGCTGTCAGCCCAACTGGAAGTCCTGGCCCGGCAGTTCGACGAAATGGAAGACGACTACCTGCGCGAACGCAAGGCCGACCTGGAACAGGTGGTCGAGCGCGTTCTCTCAGCGCTCGCCGCGGAACTGGACGATGCGCCTCCCGGCGGCCCCGCCGCCGTGGTGGCCCGGGACTTCGCCGGGGAGGACCCGCTGCTGCTGGTCGCCGCCGACATCGCGCCGGCGGACATGATCCAGTTCAAGCGCAGTGTGTTCCAGGGCTTCATCACCGACATCGGGGGGAAGACCTCCCATACCGCCATCGTGGCACGCAGCATGGCGATCCCCGCCGTGGTGGGAACGCGGGAGGCTTCCCGGCTGATCCGCCAGGACGACTGGGTCATCATCGATGGCGATGCCGGCACGGTGATCGTCAACCCCTCCCCCATCGTGCTGGAGGAGTACCGTTTCCGTCAGCGGCAATCCGAGCTTGAGAACGCACGTCTCGCACGCCTGCGACATACGCCGGCGATCACGATGGACGGGCAGCGCATCGAATTGCACGCCAATATCGAACTGCCCGGCGACACCGTCGCGGCGCTGGCGTCCGGCGCGACCGGCGTCGGGCTGTTTCGCAGCGAGTTCCTGTTCATGAACCGTGAGGGCGACCTGCCCAGCGAGGAAGAGCAGTTCGCCGCTTATAAGAGTGCGGTCGAGGCCATGGCCGGTCTGCCGGTGACGATCCGCACGGTCGACATCGGCGCCGACAAGCCGCTTGATCGGATGTCGGTCAACGAGCTCCGTCACGAACATGTGCTCAACCCGGCCATGGGTCTTCGGGCGATCCGGTGGAGTCTGGCGGAGCCGAGCATGTTCCGGCAGCAACTGCGCGCGATCTATCGGGCGAGCGCCTTCGGCC
This genomic stretch from Mitsuaria sp. 7 harbors:
- the ptsP gene encoding phosphoenolpyruvate--protein phosphotransferase; this translates as MSFQVFGIPVSRGVAIGRAVLVASSRVDVAHYFIAAADAEQEYARLVRGRDVVTRELQGLKAELPEDAPHELDALLDVHLLLLNDEALVDTARDWIVDRHYNAEWALSAQLEVLARQFDEMEDDYLRERKADLEQVVERVLSALAAELDDAPPGGPAAVVARDFAGEDPLLLVAADIAPADMIQFKRSVFQGFITDIGGKTSHTAIVARSMAIPAVVGTREASRLIRQDDWVIIDGDAGTVIVNPSPIVLEEYRFRQRQSELENARLARLRHTPAITMDGQRIELHANIELPGDTVAALASGATGVGLFRSEFLFMNREGDLPSEEEQFAAYKSAVEAMAGLPVTIRTVDIGADKPLDRMSVNELRHEHVLNPAMGLRAIRWSLAEPSMFRQQLRAIYRASAFGQVKLLIPMVAHLGEIRQVQEATRRVKTQLDEAGQAYGEVALGVMVEVPAAAIMLPQLLKHVDFVSIGTNDLIQYTLAIDRADEAVAHLYDPWHPAVLHLLANSISQARAAGKEVSVCGEMAGDAAFTDLLLSMGLTSFSMHPSQIPSVKQRVLRADVPRLSAALPRILESDEPAKVALEVLAPQSRLH
- a CDS encoding GNAT family N-acetyltransferase: MRDLPLPTLPFSDLRSVEAPRRSLPASSQEVAVDAARTRFHVGWARTEDEVRQAQRLRYKIFVDEMGARLSVPVGAPAGHDVDLFDPFCEHLLVRTLDKHGQPGEVIGTYRVLTPEAARRAGGLYSETEFDLTRLRSLRPRMVELGRSCVHPDHRNGGAIMALWGALTEFMVRNDLDTMIGCASISMRDGGHYAASLWRQLDASHMADIAWQVRPRLPLPVDELRQDLVVEPPPLIKGYLRVGARILGRPAWDPDFNTADLPMIMRIADLPARYRKHFLGR